The Streptomyces luteogriseus genome includes a window with the following:
- a CDS encoding HNH endonuclease: MRSRRPRPTSEELQDAVTESFSVAEVLRRLGLPDGGTQRRYLRLWIAEDQLITEHFLGQAHQRGKRRPTLAKRPEDVLVKHDGKRRTRTVVLRRALREVGVSEACADCGIGPEWLGKAMTLEVDHINGDWSDDRPENLRLLCPNCHAVTSTWCRGGRRG, encoded by the coding sequence ATGAGAAGTCGGCGCCCACGGCCCACGTCCGAGGAACTGCAGGACGCAGTCACCGAGTCCTTCTCCGTCGCAGAGGTACTGCGCCGCCTGGGGCTCCCGGACGGCGGTACTCAGCGCAGATATCTGCGCCTGTGGATCGCCGAGGATCAGCTCATCACGGAGCACTTTCTGGGCCAGGCCCACCAGCGCGGGAAGCGCCGCCCGACGTTGGCCAAACGCCCCGAGGACGTCCTGGTCAAGCATGACGGCAAGCGTCGGACCCGCACTGTTGTGCTGCGTCGGGCGCTCCGTGAAGTCGGCGTTTCAGAAGCATGCGCCGACTGCGGGATCGGCCCGGAGTGGCTCGGTAAGGCCATGACGCTGGAGGTGGATCACATCAACGGGGACTGGAGCGACGACCGGCCGGAGAATCTGCGGTTGCTGTGCCCCAACTGCCACGCCGTCACGAGCACCTGGTGCCGGGGTGGCAGACGCGGATAG
- a CDS encoding GroES family chaperonin, whose amino-acid sequence MSAKRNEHSTHPDKLPIRMLHDRVLVRQDTSEGERRSGGGILIPATAAVGRRLAWAEVVAVGQNVRTVETGDRVLYDPEDRAEVEVRGIAYVLMRERDLHAVAADRFEGAEDSTGLYL is encoded by the coding sequence GTGAGCGCCAAGAGAAACGAGCACAGTACCCACCCGGACAAGCTGCCCATCCGGATGCTGCACGACCGCGTACTCGTGCGGCAGGACACCAGCGAGGGCGAGCGGCGTTCCGGCGGCGGCATCCTGATCCCCGCCACGGCCGCGGTCGGCCGGCGGCTGGCGTGGGCCGAGGTCGTCGCGGTGGGGCAGAACGTGCGGACCGTGGAGACGGGCGACCGGGTGCTGTACGACCCGGAGGACCGTGCCGAGGTCGAGGTGCGGGGGATCGCGTACGTGCTCATGCGCGAGCGTGATCTGCACGCCGTGGCCGCGGACCGGTTCGAGGGTGCCGAGGACTCGACCGGCCTGTACCTGTAG
- a CDS encoding PLP-dependent cysteine synthase family protein produces the protein MRYDSPLAAVGNTPLVRLPRLSPSADVRIWAKLEDRNPTGSVKDRPALHMIEQAEKDGRLTPGCTILEPTSGNTGISLAMAAKLKGYRIVCVMPENTSQERRDLLGMWGAEIISSPAAGGSNTAVRVAKELSAEHPDWVMLYQYGNPDNAGAHYATTGPEILADLPSITHFVAGLGTTGTLMGVGRFLREHRPDVQIVAAEPRYDDLVYGLRNLDEGFVPELYDASVLTTRFSVGSADAVTRTRELLQQEGIFAGVSTGAALHAAIGVGKKAVKAGEPADIVFVVADGGWKYLSTGVYTAATTEEAIDTLQGQLWA, from the coding sequence ATGCGCTACGACTCCCCCCTGGCCGCGGTCGGCAACACCCCCCTGGTGCGCCTGCCGCGGCTGTCGCCGTCCGCCGACGTCCGCATCTGGGCGAAGCTGGAGGACCGCAACCCGACGGGATCGGTCAAGGACCGTCCGGCCCTGCACATGATCGAGCAGGCGGAGAAGGACGGCCGTCTGACCCCGGGCTGCACCATCCTCGAGCCGACGTCGGGCAACACCGGCATCTCCCTGGCGATGGCGGCGAAGCTCAAGGGCTACCGCATCGTCTGCGTGATGCCGGAGAACACCTCGCAGGAACGCCGGGACCTGCTGGGCATGTGGGGTGCGGAGATCATCTCCTCCCCGGCGGCGGGCGGCTCCAACACGGCCGTGCGCGTCGCCAAGGAGCTCTCGGCCGAGCACCCCGACTGGGTGATGCTCTACCAGTACGGCAACCCGGACAACGCGGGCGCCCACTACGCCACGACCGGCCCGGAGATCCTCGCCGACCTGCCGTCGATCACGCACTTCGTGGCCGGCCTCGGCACCACCGGCACCCTCATGGGCGTGGGCCGCTTCCTGCGCGAGCACAGGCCGGACGTCCAGATCGTCGCGGCCGAACCGCGCTACGACGACCTGGTCTACGGCCTGCGCAACCTCGACGAGGGCTTCGTCCCCGAGCTGTACGACGCGTCCGTCCTCACCACCCGCTTCTCCGTCGGCTCGGCGGACGCGGTCACCCGCACCCGTGAGCTCCTCCAGCAGGAGGGCATCTTCGCCGGTGTCTCCACGGGCGCCGCGCTGCACGCCGCGATCGGCGTCGGCAAGAAGGCCGTCAAGGCCGGGGAGCCGGCCGACATCGTCTTCGTCGTCGCCGACGGCGGCTGGAAGTACCTCTCGACCGGCGTCTACACGGCGGCCACCACGGAGGAGGCCATCGACACGCTCCAGGGCCAGCTCTGGGCGTAG
- a CDS encoding type II toxin-antitoxin system PemK/MazF family toxin: MDTSWWLALAAVVLLALIATLVDGWGRGRRPSAGRIRTAAPAAPPESRPQPAEIWWADVPYEDEARTKDRPCLVLAVRGERATVAKITTRFRDERTGVIPLPPGSVGDTQGRASFLETDELREVPVWGFRRRVGVVDPALWDQVRYLAG; the protein is encoded by the coding sequence ATGGACACGTCCTGGTGGCTGGCGCTCGCCGCGGTGGTGCTGCTCGCGCTCATCGCCACGCTCGTCGACGGCTGGGGCCGCGGGCGCCGGCCGTCGGCCGGGCGGATCCGGACCGCGGCACCGGCCGCCCCGCCGGAGAGCCGGCCGCAGCCGGCGGAGATCTGGTGGGCGGACGTGCCCTACGAGGACGAGGCCCGGACCAAGGACCGGCCCTGCCTGGTCCTGGCGGTGCGCGGGGAGCGGGCGACGGTCGCGAAGATCACCACCCGGTTCCGCGACGAGCGGACCGGGGTGATCCCGCTGCCCCCGGGCTCGGTCGGCGACACTCAGGGCCGGGCGAGTTTCCTGGAGACGGACGAGCTGCGGGAGGTCCCGGTGTGGGGCTTCCGGCGGCGGGTCGGCGTGGTGGATCCGGCGCTGTGGGACCAGGTGCGGTACTTGGCGGGCTGA
- a CDS encoding putative leader peptide, whose translation MVFHDVSEKTPGDLLVARLHVDLCRLASAIC comes from the coding sequence ATGGTTTTCCATGACGTGAGCGAAAAGACGCCGGGCGATCTGCTCGTGGCGCGGCTGCACGTCGACCTGTGCAGGCTCGCCAGCGCCATCTGTTGA
- a CDS encoding DMT family transporter gives MAWVLLVVAGLLEVGWSVGMKYTDGFTRPLPSVLTGAGIVASMLLLSQAAKTLPIGTAYGVWVGIGAAGAAVFGMAVLGEPATAARIFFVCLLLVAVVGLKATSGH, from the coding sequence ATGGCCTGGGTTCTGCTCGTCGTCGCCGGTCTGCTCGAGGTGGGGTGGTCCGTCGGCATGAAGTACACCGACGGCTTCACGCGCCCGCTGCCCAGCGTGCTCACCGGCGCCGGCATCGTCGCCAGCATGCTGCTGCTGTCGCAGGCCGCCAAGACCCTGCCCATCGGTACCGCCTACGGCGTGTGGGTGGGGATCGGTGCGGCCGGGGCGGCGGTGTTCGGCATGGCGGTGCTGGGTGAGCCGGCGACCGCCGCCCGGATCTTCTTCGTGTGCCTGCTGCTGGTCGCCGTGGTGGGGCTGAAGGCGACCAGCGGGCACTGA
- the rph gene encoding ribonuclease PH: MSRIDGRTPQQLRPITIERGWSKHAEGSVLVSFGDTKVFCTASVTEGVPRWRKGSGEGWVTAEYSMLPRATNTRGDRESVKGRIGGRTHEISRLIGRSLRAVIDYKALGENTIVLDCDVLQADGGTRTAAITGAYVALADAVAWAQGRKLIKAGRKPLTGTVSAVSVGIVGGVPLLDLCYEEDVKADTDMNVVCTGDGRFVEVQGTAEAEPFARDELNALLDLAVAGCDELAAHQRTALDAVLGKQPEK; encoded by the coding sequence ATGTCTCGAATCGACGGCCGCACCCCCCAGCAGCTCCGCCCCATCACCATCGAGCGCGGCTGGAGCAAGCACGCCGAAGGCTCCGTCCTCGTCTCCTTCGGCGACACCAAGGTCTTCTGCACCGCCTCCGTCACCGAAGGCGTCCCGCGCTGGCGCAAGGGCAGCGGCGAAGGCTGGGTCACCGCCGAATACTCCATGCTGCCCCGCGCCACCAACACCCGCGGCGACCGCGAGTCCGTCAAGGGCCGCATCGGCGGCCGCACCCACGAGATCAGCCGCCTCATCGGCCGCTCCCTGCGCGCCGTCATCGACTACAAGGCCCTTGGCGAGAACACCATCGTCCTCGACTGCGACGTCCTCCAGGCCGACGGCGGCACCCGCACCGCCGCCATCACCGGCGCCTACGTCGCACTGGCCGACGCCGTCGCCTGGGCCCAGGGCAGGAAGCTCATCAAGGCCGGCCGCAAGCCCCTCACCGGCACCGTCTCCGCCGTCTCCGTCGGCATCGTCGGCGGCGTCCCCCTCCTCGACCTCTGCTACGAGGAAGACGTCAAGGCCGACACCGACATGAACGTCGTCTGCACCGGCGACGGCCGCTTCGTCGAGGTCCAGGGCACCGCCGAGGCCGAACCCTTCGCCCGCGACGAACTCAACGCGCTCCTCGACCTCGCGGTCGCCGGCTGCGACGAACTCGCCGCCCACCAGCGCACCGCGCTCGACGCCGTCCTCGGCAAGCAGCCCGAGAAGTAA
- a CDS encoding HNH endonuclease signature motif containing protein has translation MGASAYTRERLEEAARGARSLSEALLLLGVDPRSSTRRYVSQRMKKLGVDVSHFEREGVRWSRDVLERAVTASTNMCEVLRRLGLEVVGGHHTHISRRIKAYGIDTSHFRVPTRRGKPWRPRTPEALLVEQPADRARRIPSDRLKWAMTSSGVAVRCALCGTEPVWRGRPLPLEVDHIDGNWRDNRIENLRLLCPNCHSTTDNYRGRGKGRAS, from the coding sequence ATGGGGGCCAGTGCGTACACCAGAGAACGGCTGGAGGAGGCGGCTCGGGGGGCGCGGTCGCTGTCGGAGGCGCTGCTGTTGTTGGGGGTGGATCCGCGGAGCTCAACTCGGCGTTATGTGTCCCAGCGGATGAAGAAGCTCGGCGTGGACGTTTCGCACTTCGAGCGCGAGGGAGTGCGGTGGTCGAGGGACGTACTTGAGCGGGCCGTCACCGCATCGACGAACATGTGCGAGGTACTGCGGCGTCTAGGACTCGAGGTGGTGGGCGGACATCACACGCACATCAGCCGCCGGATCAAGGCCTACGGCATCGACACATCGCATTTCAGGGTGCCGACCCGGCGGGGAAAACCCTGGCGTCCGCGCACACCCGAGGCCTTGCTGGTCGAGCAACCGGCCGATCGCGCCCGGCGCATTCCGAGCGACCGCCTCAAGTGGGCGATGACGTCGTCGGGAGTAGCGGTGAGATGCGCCCTGTGCGGCACGGAGCCGGTGTGGCGGGGCCGGCCGCTCCCTCTGGAGGTCGATCACATCGACGGCAACTGGAGGGACAACCGCATCGAGAACCTTCGGCTCCTCTGCCCCAACTGCCATTCGACTACGGACAATTACCGGGGGCGCGGCAAGGGACGTGCCTCATGA
- a CDS encoding MoaD/ThiS family protein yields the protein MAIEVRIPTILRTYTDGQKAVEGKGDTLAELFTDLETRHAGIQARIVDGDSLRRFVNVYLNDEDVRFLDGINTKLSDGDNVTILPAVAGGMV from the coding sequence ATGGCCATCGAGGTCCGCATCCCGACCATCCTCCGCACCTACACCGACGGTCAGAAGGCAGTGGAGGGCAAGGGAGACACCCTCGCCGAGCTCTTCACCGACCTCGAGACCCGGCACGCCGGCATCCAGGCCCGCATCGTGGACGGCGACAGCCTGCGCCGCTTCGTCAACGTCTACCTGAACGACGAGGACGTCCGCTTCCTCGACGGCATCAACACCAAGCTGTCGGACGGCGACAACGTCACGATCCTGCCGGCCGTGGCCGGCGGCATGGTCTGA
- a CDS encoding MBL fold metallo-hydrolase, translated as MKLTVVGCSGSFPSAESACSSYLVEADGFRLLLDMGNGALGELQRHCGLYDLDAVFLSHLHADHCIDMCAYFVARYYRHDGGRCDPLPVFGPEGTEHRLTTAYADTPSASSMSEVFDFHTVKPSTFELGPFTVHTERVAHPVEAYGIRIEHGGKVLTYSGDTGVSPALDELARDADLFLCEAAFTHGKENIPDLHLNGREAGETAARAGARRLVLTHIPPWTDPQVNAVDAREVYDGPVHLAAPRQTYEI; from the coding sequence ATGAAGCTCACCGTCGTCGGCTGCTCGGGGTCGTTCCCTTCCGCGGAATCGGCCTGCTCGAGCTACCTCGTAGAGGCCGACGGCTTCCGGCTGCTCCTCGACATGGGCAACGGTGCCCTGGGCGAGTTGCAGCGCCACTGCGGTCTCTACGACCTCGACGCTGTCTTCCTCAGCCATCTGCACGCCGACCACTGCATCGACATGTGCGCGTACTTCGTCGCGCGCTACTACCGCCACGACGGCGGCCGCTGCGATCCACTCCCCGTCTTCGGCCCCGAAGGCACGGAACACCGGCTGACCACCGCCTACGCGGACACCCCCTCCGCCTCCTCCATGAGCGAGGTCTTCGACTTCCACACGGTCAAGCCGTCCACCTTCGAGCTCGGCCCGTTCACGGTGCACACCGAGCGGGTGGCCCACCCCGTGGAGGCCTACGGCATCCGCATCGAGCACGGCGGCAAGGTCCTGACGTACTCCGGCGACACCGGAGTGAGCCCCGCGCTGGACGAACTCGCCCGGGACGCCGACCTGTTCCTGTGCGAGGCCGCGTTCACGCACGGCAAGGAGAACATCCCCGACCTGCACCTCAACGGCCGCGAGGCGGGTGAGACGGCGGCCCGGGCCGGTGCCCGCCGCCTGGTCCTCACCCACATCCCGCCGTGGACGGACCCCCAGGTCAACGCCGTCGACGCCCGCGAGGTGTACGACGGTCCGGTGCACCTCGCCGCACCCCGGCAGACGTACGAGATCTGA
- a CDS encoding Mov34/MPN/PAD-1 family protein yields MLTITQALVDQIVAHARKDHPDEACGVVAGPAGSDRPERFIPMLNAAMSPTFYEFDSGDLLKLYREMDDRDEEPVVIYHSHTATEAYPSRTDISYANEPGAHYVLVSTADTDGDGEFQFRSFRIVEGEVTEEEVQVVEAY; encoded by the coding sequence ATGCTGACCATCACCCAGGCCCTCGTCGACCAGATCGTCGCCCACGCGCGCAAGGACCACCCCGACGAGGCGTGCGGCGTCGTCGCCGGCCCGGCGGGCTCGGACCGCCCGGAGCGCTTCATCCCGATGCTGAACGCGGCCATGTCGCCCACGTTCTACGAGTTCGACTCCGGCGACCTGCTCAAGCTCTACCGCGAGATGGACGACCGCGACGAGGAGCCGGTGGTCATCTACCACTCCCACACCGCGACCGAGGCCTACCCCTCGCGCACCGACATCTCCTACGCCAACGAGCCCGGCGCGCACTACGTCCTCGTCTCCACCGCCGACACCGACGGCGACGGCGAGTTCCAGTTCCGCTCCTTCCGTATCGTCGAGGGCGAGGTCACGGAGGAGGAGGTCCAGGTCGTCGAGGCCTACTGA
- the rdgB gene encoding RdgB/HAM1 family non-canonical purine NTP pyrophosphatase, with product MSRLILATRNAGKVTELRAILAEAGLPHELVGADAYPDIPDVRETGVTFAENALLKAHALARATGLPAVADDSGLCVDVLGGAPGIFSARWSGRHGDDRANLDLLLAQLSDIADEHRGAHFACAAALALPDGTERVVEGQLRGVLRHEPTGSGGFGYDPILQPENESRTCAELTPQEKNAISHRGKAFRALVPVVGELLG from the coding sequence ATGAGTCGCCTGATCCTCGCCACCCGTAACGCCGGGAAGGTCACCGAACTTCGCGCCATCCTCGCCGAAGCCGGGCTGCCCCACGAACTCGTCGGAGCCGACGCCTACCCGGACATCCCCGACGTCAGGGAAACGGGCGTGACGTTCGCCGAGAACGCCCTCCTCAAGGCCCACGCCCTGGCCCGGGCGACGGGCCTCCCGGCCGTCGCCGACGACTCCGGCCTCTGCGTCGACGTCCTGGGCGGCGCCCCCGGCATCTTCTCCGCCCGCTGGTCCGGCCGCCACGGCGACGACCGGGCCAACCTGGACCTCCTCCTCGCCCAGCTCTCCGACATCGCCGACGAACACCGCGGCGCCCACTTCGCCTGCGCGGCGGCACTCGCCCTGCCCGACGGCACGGAGCGGGTGGTGGAGGGGCAGTTGCGCGGGGTCCTCCGGCACGAGCCGACGGGCTCCGGCGGCTTCGGCTACGACCCGATCCTCCAGCCGGAGAACGAGTCGCGTACCTGCGCGGAACTGACCCCCCAGGAGAAGAACGCGATCAGCCACCGGGGGAAGGCGTTCCGGGCGCTGGTGCCGGTGGTGGGGGAGCTGTTGGGCTGA
- a CDS encoding PTS transporter subunit EIIC has protein sequence MSTATAAPASPKKGSAVMAVMQRIGRSLMLPVAVLPAAALLVRLGNTDMLGRESFPGFITKIAGFMAAGGNAILDNMALLFAVGIAIGFAKKSDGSTALAAVVGYLVFKNVLATFTDKNLPKVATAVDGKVVMVDAPVDAKVLGGVVMGIVVALLYQKFYRTKLPDWAGFFGGRRLVPILSAFAGLVIGIVFGYIWPVLGTALHNFGEWLVGSGAVGAGIFGVANRALIPIGMHHLLNSFPWFQAGTYEGKSGDIARFLAGDPSAGQFMTGFFPIMMFALPAACLAIVHCARPERRKIVGGMMLSLALTSFVTGVTEPIEFTFMFIAPVLYAIHAVLTGVSMALTWALGMKDGFGFSAGAVDFFLNLGIATNPWGLALVGLCFAAVYYVVFRFAITKFNLPTPGRESDEELAELQKAEAK, from the coding sequence ATGTCCACAGCCACAGCCGCGCCCGCGAGCCCTAAGAAGGGGTCGGCCGTCATGGCCGTCATGCAGCGCATCGGCCGCAGCCTGATGCTGCCCGTCGCGGTGCTGCCCGCCGCCGCCCTGCTGGTCCGCCTCGGCAACACCGACATGCTCGGTCGCGAGTCGTTCCCCGGGTTCATCACCAAGATCGCGGGCTTCATGGCGGCCGGCGGCAACGCGATCCTCGACAACATGGCGCTGCTGTTCGCGGTGGGCATCGCGATCGGCTTCGCCAAGAAGTCGGACGGCTCCACGGCGCTGGCGGCCGTGGTCGGTTACCTGGTCTTCAAGAACGTGCTGGCCACCTTCACCGACAAGAACCTGCCGAAGGTCGCCACGGCGGTCGACGGCAAGGTCGTCATGGTCGACGCTCCCGTGGACGCCAAGGTCCTCGGCGGTGTGGTCATGGGCATAGTCGTGGCCCTGCTCTACCAGAAGTTCTACCGGACCAAGCTGCCGGACTGGGCGGGCTTCTTCGGCGGCCGCCGCCTGGTTCCGATCCTGTCCGCCTTCGCGGGCCTGGTCATCGGCATCGTCTTCGGTTACATCTGGCCGGTCCTCGGCACGGCGCTGCACAACTTCGGCGAGTGGCTGGTCGGCTCCGGGGCGGTCGGCGCGGGCATCTTCGGTGTCGCCAACCGTGCGCTCATCCCGATCGGCATGCACCACCTGCTGAACTCCTTCCCCTGGTTCCAGGCCGGCACCTACGAGGGCAAGAGCGGCGACATCGCCCGGTTCCTGGCCGGTGACCCGAGCGCCGGACAGTTCATGACCGGCTTCTTCCCGATCATGATGTTCGCCCTGCCGGCGGCCTGCCTGGCGATCGTGCACTGTGCCCGGCCCGAGCGCCGCAAGATCGTCGGCGGCATGATGCTGTCGCTCGCGCTGACCTCGTTCGTCACGGGCGTCACCGAGCCGATCGAGTTCACCTTCATGTTCATCGCCCCGGTGCTGTACGCGATCCACGCGGTGCTCACCGGTGTCTCGATGGCGCTGACCTGGGCGCTGGGGATGAAGGACGGCTTCGGCTTCTCGGCCGGCGCGGTGGACTTCTTCCTGAACCTGGGCATCGCGACCAACCCGTGGGGTCTGGCCCTGGTCGGTCTGTGCTTCGCGGCGGTCTACTACGTGGTGTTCCGCTTCGCGATCACCAAGTTCAACCTGCCCACGCCGGGCCGCGAGTCCGACGAGGAACTCGCCGAGCTGCAGAAGGCGGAGGCGAAGTAG
- the bcp gene encoding thioredoxin-dependent thiol peroxidase codes for MSERLQPGDTAPAFTLPDADGTEVSLSDHKGRKVIVYFYPAALTPGCTKQACDFTDNLELLAGAGYDVIGISPDKPEKLAKFRDKESLKVTLLGDPDKQVLESYGAFGEKKLYGKTVVGVIRSTIVVDEEGKVERALYNVKATGHVAKIIKDLGV; via the coding sequence ATGAGCGAGCGACTCCAGCCGGGGGACACCGCCCCCGCGTTCACCCTGCCCGACGCCGACGGCACCGAGGTGTCCCTGTCGGACCACAAGGGCCGCAAGGTCATCGTGTACTTCTACCCGGCCGCCCTCACGCCCGGCTGCACCAAGCAGGCCTGCGACTTCACGGACAACCTGGAGCTGCTGGCGGGCGCGGGCTACGACGTCATCGGCATCTCCCCCGACAAGCCGGAGAAGCTGGCCAAGTTCCGCGACAAGGAGTCCCTGAAGGTCACGCTGCTCGGCGACCCGGACAAGCAGGTCCTGGAGTCCTACGGCGCCTTCGGCGAGAAGAAGCTCTACGGCAAGACGGTGGTCGGCGTCATCCGCTCCACGATCGTCGTGGACGAGGAGGGCAAGGTCGAACGGGCCCTGTACAACGTCAAGGCGACGGGCCACGTGGCCAAGATCATCAAGGATCTGGGGGTCTGA
- a CDS encoding DUF3618 domain-containing protein → MADTADTRTPAQIEADIRRRRATLAETLDELGVRVHPKTIVGDAKAKVASNIDHTLGRAYVGVNRAVTDVRAQFVDEDGAPRLERVVPVALVVVGLVGLLAVSTRRRKG, encoded by the coding sequence GTGGCGGACACGGCGGACACCAGGACCCCGGCGCAGATCGAGGCGGACATCAGGCGCCGCCGCGCGACCCTGGCCGAGACGCTCGACGAGCTCGGGGTGCGGGTGCACCCGAAGACGATCGTCGGCGATGCCAAGGCCAAGGTCGCTTCCAACATCGACCACACCCTCGGACGGGCCTACGTGGGGGTCAACCGGGCCGTCACGGACGTGCGGGCCCAGTTCGTGGACGAGGACGGCGCACCCCGGCTGGAGCGGGTCGTGCCCGTCGCGCTCGTCGTCGTGGGCTTGGTCGGGCTGCTCGCGGTCAGTACGCGGCGCCGCAAGGGCTGA
- a CDS encoding amino acid permease, with amino-acid sequence MTSAQVESENVSEEGYERGLGSRQVQMIAIGGAIGVGLFMGAGANIAKAGPSIILMYALAGVVIFFIMRALGELLLYRPVSGSFAEYAREFLGPFFGFVTGWTYWLMWVVTGMAELTAAAIYIHFWFPEIPQWVSALVFLVVLFGVNLISVKIFGEVEFWFSMIKVTAIIGMIVIGLGVLTLGFSDAGDTAAVSNLWAHDGFFPNGIGSSLMTLQGVMFAYLAVELVGVTAGESENPEKTLPKAINTLPWRIIVFYVGALLVILSVVKWTEFSAGESPFVHAFGKIGIPLAAGIVNFVVLTAALSSCNSGMYSTGRMLRDLAANSEAPQAFGKLNARKTPAVGITVSVALMGIGVVLNYVVPEKAFLYVTSVATAAGIWTWMMILVSHIRYRAAVDAGRLRASSFPAPGGALFSWVALLFLIGVTCMIAYDKDARVCLYVAAGWAVALGVGWRVLKSRNPQITERRGDAEFEKVG; translated from the coding sequence ATGACCTCTGCGCAGGTCGAATCGGAAAACGTCTCCGAAGAGGGGTACGAGCGCGGACTCGGCAGCCGCCAGGTCCAGATGATCGCGATCGGTGGCGCCATCGGCGTCGGCCTGTTCATGGGCGCCGGTGCGAACATCGCCAAGGCCGGCCCCAGCATCATCCTCATGTACGCCCTCGCGGGCGTCGTGATCTTCTTCATCATGCGGGCCCTGGGCGAGCTGCTCCTCTACCGGCCCGTCTCCGGCTCCTTCGCCGAGTACGCCCGCGAGTTCCTCGGCCCATTCTTCGGGTTCGTCACGGGCTGGACGTACTGGCTCATGTGGGTGGTGACCGGCATGGCCGAGCTCACCGCCGCCGCGATCTACATCCACTTCTGGTTCCCGGAGATCCCGCAGTGGGTCAGCGCCCTGGTCTTCCTGGTGGTGCTCTTCGGCGTCAACCTGATCTCCGTCAAGATCTTCGGCGAGGTCGAGTTCTGGTTCTCGATGATCAAGGTCACGGCCATCATCGGCATGATCGTCATCGGCCTCGGCGTGCTCACCCTCGGCTTCTCCGACGCCGGTGACACCGCCGCCGTCTCCAACCTCTGGGCGCACGACGGCTTCTTCCCGAACGGCATCGGCTCCAGCCTGATGACGCTCCAGGGCGTCATGTTCGCCTACCTCGCCGTCGAGCTCGTCGGCGTCACCGCGGGCGAGTCCGAGAACCCCGAGAAGACCCTGCCCAAGGCCATCAACACCCTGCCCTGGCGCATCATCGTCTTCTACGTCGGCGCGCTGCTGGTCATCCTGTCCGTCGTGAAGTGGACCGAGTTCTCCGCGGGTGAGAGCCCCTTCGTCCACGCCTTCGGCAAGATCGGCATCCCGCTCGCCGCGGGCATCGTCAACTTCGTCGTGCTCACCGCGGCCCTGTCGTCCTGCAACTCCGGCATGTACTCCACCGGCCGCATGCTGCGCGACCTGGCCGCCAACAGCGAGGCCCCGCAGGCGTTCGGCAAGCTCAACGCCCGCAAGACGCCCGCCGTCGGCATCACGGTCTCCGTCGCGCTCATGGGCATCGGCGTCGTCCTGAACTACGTCGTCCCGGAGAAGGCGTTCCTCTACGTCACCTCCGTCGCCACCGCGGCCGGCATCTGGACCTGGATGATGATCCTCGTCAGCCACATCCGCTACCGCGCCGCGGTCGACGCGGGCCGGCTGCGCGCCTCGTCCTTCCCCGCCCCCGGCGGTGCGCTCTTCAGCTGGGTCGCGCTCCTCTTCCTCATCGGCGTGACCTGCATGATCGCGTACGACAAGGACGCGCGGGTCTGCCTGTACGTCGCGGCCGGCTGGGCTGTCGCCCTCGGCGTCGGCTGGCGGGTCCTCAAGAGCCGCAACCCGCAGATCACCGAGCGCCGCGGCGACGCGGAGTTCGAGAAGGTCGGCTGA
- a CDS encoding glucose PTS transporter subunit EIIB, with protein sequence MATKAEKIVAGLGGIDNIEEVEGCITRLRTEVVDPAKVDETALKAAGAHGVVKMGSAIQVVIGTDADPIAAEIEDMM encoded by the coding sequence ATGGCCACCAAGGCTGAGAAGATCGTTGCCGGGCTCGGCGGCATCGACAACATCGAAGAGGTCGAAGGCTGCATCACCCGCCTCCGCACCGAGGTCGTGGACCCCGCCAAGGTCGACGAGACCGCTCTGAAGGCCGCCGGCGCCCACGGCGTCGTCAAGATGGGCAGCGCGATCCAGGTCGTCATCGGCACCGACGCCGACCCCATCGCAGCGGAGATCGAAGACATGATGTGA